Proteins from a single region of Sphingomonas morindae:
- a CDS encoding iron transporter, with translation MTGRIAGGTTAKAEMALRWFTAVAGGYAAASGLAALAARVAPLPRAEAVIWAMLLAFPLYAGLLLWVLGSAKPRRAMAAIWTLALVAGGGAWLLGVRP, from the coding sequence ATGACGGGCAGGATCGCGGGCGGCACCACGGCAAAGGCGGAGATGGCGCTGCGCTGGTTCACGGCGGTGGCGGGCGGCTATGCGGCCGCTTCGGGGCTCGCCGCGCTCGCCGCGCGTGTGGCACCGCTGCCACGCGCCGAGGCCGTGATCTGGGCGATGCTGCTCGCCTTCCCGCTTTATGCCGGGCTGCTGCTCTGGGTCCTGGGGAGCGCCAAGCCGCGACGCGCGATGGCGGCGATCTGGACGCTGGCGCTGGTGGCGGGCGGCGGCGCCTGGCTGCTGGGCGTGCGGCCGTGA